A genomic stretch from Lathyrus oleraceus cultivar Zhongwan6 chromosome 2, CAAS_Psat_ZW6_1.0, whole genome shotgun sequence includes:
- the LOC127122508 gene encoding uncharacterized protein LOC127122508 — translation MPIYAKFMKDIISKKHSTDTEPIILTEKCSSILQGMKIPVKKKDRGSVTIPCTIADRKFKKALIDLGASVSLMPLSMYKKLGIGSIQDTRMTLQFADRSMRRPYGIKAKAAAIDPTTTFRPGNQRQKG, via the exons atgccaatatatgccaagttcatgaaagatATAATTTCCAAGAAGCATTCCACCGATACGGAACCGATCATCCTAACTGAAAAATGTAGTTCcattctccaaggcatgaaaattccagtgaaaaagaaagacaggggatCGGTTACTATTCCATGCACTATTGCTGATAGGAAATTCAAGAAGGCTTTGATTGATTTAGGAGCAAGTGTGAGCTTGATGCCACTATCCATGTATAAGAAATTAGGCATCGGCTCTAttcaagatactcgaatgacaCTTCAGTTTGCGGATCGCTCTATGAGGCGACCCTATG GAATCAAAGCCAAGGCTGCTGCGATAGATCCTACTACTACTTTTCGAcctggaaatcagagacaaaaaggGTAG